The Janthinobacterium tructae genome contains the following window.
TTGTCCGGATGGTGCTTCAATTGCTCCACGCTGAAGCGGGCGAACAGCTTCGAGCCGCGGTACGCGAGCTGCGACAATTCCGGCTCCGTCAGCAGCGCCAATAACAGATGGCGGCTGCGGATGGGTCCCGGCTGAGCCGTATCGAGCGAGGCGACCAGCCAGGCGTGCTCGAACAGCAGCGGCAAATGGGGAGAGAAGACGGGCGTGCGCGCGCTGCCCGTGCGGAAGCTGCCGATCTCGCGGCGCAGGTCCGCCTCCAGCGTCGTCAGGCTGATTTCGCTGCGCCGCGCGATAGTGACGAAATCGCTGCGTTCCTGTTCCAGCAGGGCCAGGAACAGGTGTTCGATATCGACTTCATACTGCCCCAGTCCCACGCAGATGCCGGCGGCGCGGGTGGCGGCCGTGCGCGACGTGTCATTCAGTTTGGCGATCAGGGTTTTCAAATGGTTGCTCATGCGGCGGCTCCCTTGCGGTTGATCGAATAGCGCAGTGACGACGGCTGCAGCACGGCGTCGAAATTGACCGTCTCGCCACCGGACATCACGGCCAGGGTGCCGCTGATGACGAAGCCGACGCGGTTGATGCTGCCCACCTCCCGCTCCAGGCGGGCGCGCACATTGCGCAGGCGCGGTTCGTGGCGTTCGATGGCCGCCTTCAGCGCGGCGCAGATGCGGGCGCGGTCTTCGCTGCTGGACAAACACATGCCGGCGAAATCGATCAAGCCATAGTTGACGATGGACGCCGCGCATTCCGGATAGGCGTCCAGCGCGCCGGGCGGCAGGGCCACGCGCGTGTTGAGAAGCTCTTCCAGGTCGCGCGCCACCGCATCCTTCAATTGTTCCAGCGACAGGCGCGCCGCCACGCCGCCCGCCGCACTGCCGTCGCCCATCAGGCGGTCGAACAGGCCGGGTACATAACTGTCCATGCGCTCTCCTGAAAAATCGGTGCGGCGCGCGGGCGTTGGTGGCCGCCGCGCGCCGCGCACCATCGATCAAGCCACGCGGTTCGCGGCCAGGTCCCAGCCGCCCGAGGTATTGCCGCCGGCGCCGCCCGTCACTTTTTGCTGCGTGTATTTCCACTTCACTTTCGAGAACTTGAAGCCGACGTGTTCACCGAGGATGTCGCCTTCTTCCACGTTCGGCGTGACGGCGCCGATCAATACATTCTCGATTTCGATTTCAAAGTACTTGACGCGCTCGCCCTGGCCGTCGGCGCGCATGAATTCGAAGCGCGCCTTGGGAATGGTCTTGCCGGCCGAGCAGGTTTGCAGCAGCACCGGCGAGGCCAGGTCGGCCAGCTTGGAGATGACGATGTCCTTGTGCTCGCAGCGTTCGGCCGTATGGCCGCCGCCCGTCGAGGCGGTGGCGGACTTCGGCTGCTCGACGCTCCAGCTGACCGATTTGCACTCGATCCAGTCCTTGTGCTTGTCATCTGTGGACTCGCCCTTGATGCCGTCTATCTGCAGATATACATCGATTGCCATGGTGTGCTCCTCTGGTTGAAAGATGGGTGGATCATGAATTGGTCGACTTCGGCAACTCCGCGACCAGTCGGAGCGAAACGGATAATTCATCGAGCTGGAAGTGCGGCCGCAGGAACGACACGGCGCGGTACACGCCGGGCCGGCCCGGCACTTCATGCACCTGCACGGACGCCTCGCGCAGCGGGAACTGCGCCTTCTGTTCCTGGCTGGCGTTATCGTCGAGCAGTACGTACTGCATCAGCCAGCGGTTTAGAAAATCTTCCACGTTGGAGGCGGCGGCAAAGCTGCCGATCTTGTCGCGCATCATGGCCTTCATGTAGTGGGCGATGCGCGAGACGGCAAAGATGTACTGCAGCTGCGACGACAGCACCGCATTCGCATTGGCCGCGTCGCTGTTGTACTTGCGGCTCTTCTGCGCCGACTGCGCGCCGAAAAACGCCGCGTACGCCGTGTTCTTGCAGTGCACCAGCGAAATGAAGCCCAGGTCCGACAATTCCTTTTCGCGGCGGTCGGTGATCGCCACTTCGGCCGGGCATTTCAGGGCCACGTCGCCCTCGTCAGTCTTGAAGGTGTGGGTGGGCAGGTCGTCCACCAGGCCGCCGCCCTCCACGCCGCGGATGGCGGCGCACCAGCCGTAATCGGCAAACGCGCGCGTCAGCTTGCTGCCGAACGCATACGCGGCGTTACACCACAGGTATTTGTGATGGTCGCTGCCGTCGACTTCCTCGACAAAGTTAAATCCTTCGACCGTGGTGCCGTCAACGGGATTGAAGGGCAGCCGGCCCAGGAAGCGCGGCAAGGTCAGTCCCACGTAGCGTGCATCCTCGGATTCGCGGAAGGCTTTCCATTTCGCGTACTCGATGGTGTCGAACACCTTGGCCAGGTCGCGCGGCTTGCCCAGATCGCCGTAGCTTTCCAGCCCAAACAGTTCCGGCGCGGCCGAGGCGATGAACGGTGCGTGCGCGGCGGCGGCGATGTGCGACATCTGCTCGACGAAATACATGTCTTCCGGCTGGCGCGAGATGGCGAAGTCGCCCAGCAGCGCGGCGAACGGCGCGCCGCCGAAGGTGCCGAACTCCTCTTCATACACCTTCTTGAACATGCTGCTCTGGTCGAACTCCAGCGCGGCCTGAAAATCCTTCACCAGCTCGCGCTTGGTGGCGTTGAACATGCGGATCTGCAGGCGCGTGCCTGTATCGGAATTGCCGACCAGGTAGCGCAGCCCGGTCCAGCTTTGTTCGAGCTGCTGGAACGGCGCCGCGTGCATGATTTCGCTGAGCTGGGCGGAGATCAGGCGGTCGATCTCCGCCACGCGCGCGTCCAGCGTCGCCGACAGGCTGGTCGACATCAGCACCGTGCCGTCGAGCACCTGCGCCACCAGTTCCGAGATCAGGTCGCGCGCGCGCGCATGCTCGGCGCCGGACTTGGCGACGCGGCTTTGCTCGACGATCTGGTCCAGCAAATCGGTCGCAGCCGGCGCATCGGCGGTGGATACTGCTAGGGCTTCTGCCTGGGCGTTCATTTCAATCCTCCTGCGCTGGGAACTGCGGTTTCAAACTGGCCAGGCTGTCCGTGTTGTTCAGCACTTCCGTCAGCAAGTCTTCCAACTTGTCGTTGCCGGCCAGCTTGTTGCGCAAGTCGGCCAGCTTGGTGCGCGCCTCGAGCAGCTTGCGCAAGGGATCGACCTGGCGCACCACCGATTCCGGGCGGAAGTCATCCATCGAGCGGAAGTGCAGGTCGACGGCGAACGTGCCGCCCGCCTCGCTGATGCGGTTTGGCACGGCGAAACGGGCAACCGGCTCCACGCCGGCCAGCACTTCGTCGAAGTTGTCGCTGTCGATGGCGACGAACTTGCGGTCCTTCAGGCGTTTTTTCTCGCTGTCCGGATTGCCGCCAAAGTCGCCCAGCACGCCCACCACGAAGGGCAGCTCCTTGTTTTCAATCGCGTCGCCAATCTCGACGTCATAGGTCATTTGCACGCGCGGTGCGCGTATCTGCTTCAGGCGTTTCTGCACGCTGTCGGACTTGGGCATGTCGCTTCCTTTGCAAGGGGATGGTGGGGATGCGGGCTTACTTCAAGCCGCTGAACGGGTCGGCCGCGCTGCCTGGCGCTGCCGCGCCCTTCGCCGCCGACGTGCCGGAACCGGCGGCGCGCTTGCCGGCCGCCGGCGGGCGCCTGGCCGGCGGCACCAGCACGTCTTCGCCGATGCTGGCGCGCAGCAGCTTGGCCAGCTCCTGCGCTTCCGAGCGCAGCGAACCATTCAGATTGTTTTGCCGCGACAGGTCGGCCAGCGCCTTGCCGGACAGGCGCAAACCGCTGACGGCGACGATGCTGTTGGCGACCTTGTCATCGGGGTCGCGTTCCAGCGCTTCGAGCGCATGGCCGATGGCGTCGCCGTACTGGCCGCGATCGAACTTCATCTGCGCCATTTGCAGCCACGGCGCCTTGTCGGCCGGGTAGCTGCCGCCACCGGACTTGAGCAGGGTCATGGCGCGTTCGTACTGGCCGGCGCGCGCGGCCGCATCGGCGTCGCTCATCACTTGCGCCAGGGTCGGCGCGGCAGGTTTGGTGGGCGCCGGCTGGTCTGGCGTGGCGCAGGCGGCCAGCAGCAAGGCGCTGGCGAGGCAGGCAATACGGGGCAACATGGTGGCTGGCTTCATCGGGCATTCCTTCACGTGGAAAACGCTACCGCTGGGAAAGATGGGCGGCGCCTTGGTGGAGGCCATTATTGATCGCCAATTTTTTTGCCAGATTGAGATTAATCAGCAAAGAAGAAGTTCCGCGCCACAGCGGCGGACAGCTCCATGAATCCTGATCTGGCGCAGTAATTGTCTTGATCGCAGGCGGACTTTGCGCCAACGCAAGCAGGCCGCTGGCACATGCGTTTAAATGACTGCAAGACTTTTATTTCCACTCACCATTTTTGCAAAGATCGTCCATGCCATCTGACGCCCCGCTCCGCCGCCTGGCGCGCACCACCCCGCTACTGCTGCCGGTGTTGCTGCTGGCC
Protein-coding sequences here:
- a CDS encoding tetratricopeptide repeat protein — encoded protein: MKPATMLPRIACLASALLLAACATPDQPAPTKPAAPTLAQVMSDADAAARAGQYERAMTLLKSGGGSYPADKAPWLQMAQMKFDRGQYGDAIGHALEALERDPDDKVANSIVAVSGLRLSGKALADLSRQNNLNGSLRSEAQELAKLLRASIGEDVLVPPARRPPAAGKRAAGSGTSAAKGAAAPGSAADPFSGLK
- the tssC gene encoding type VI secretion system contractile sheath large subunit; its protein translation is MNAQAEALAVSTADAPAATDLLDQIVEQSRVAKSGAEHARARDLISELVAQVLDGTVLMSTSLSATLDARVAEIDRLISAQLSEIMHAAPFQQLEQSWTGLRYLVGNSDTGTRLQIRMFNATKRELVKDFQAALEFDQSSMFKKVYEEEFGTFGGAPFAALLGDFAISRQPEDMYFVEQMSHIAAAAHAPFIASAAPELFGLESYGDLGKPRDLAKVFDTIEYAKWKAFRESEDARYVGLTLPRFLGRLPFNPVDGTTVEGFNFVEEVDGSDHHKYLWCNAAYAFGSKLTRAFADYGWCAAIRGVEGGGLVDDLPTHTFKTDEGDVALKCPAEVAITDRREKELSDLGFISLVHCKNTAYAAFFGAQSAQKSRKYNSDAANANAVLSSQLQYIFAVSRIAHYMKAMMRDKIGSFAAASNVEDFLNRWLMQYVLLDDNASQEQKAQFPLREASVQVHEVPGRPGVYRAVSFLRPHFQLDELSVSLRLVAELPKSTNS
- a CDS encoding Hcp family type VI secretion system effector; protein product: MAIDVYLQIDGIKGESTDDKHKDWIECKSVSWSVEQPKSATASTGGGHTAERCEHKDIVISKLADLASPVLLQTCSAGKTIPKARFEFMRADGQGERVKYFEIEIENVLIGAVTPNVEEGDILGEHVGFKFSKVKWKYTQQKVTGGAGGNTSGGWDLAANRVA
- the tssE gene encoding type VI secretion system baseplate subunit TssE, which codes for MDSYVPGLFDRLMGDGSAAGGVAARLSLEQLKDAVARDLEELLNTRVALPPGALDAYPECAASIVNYGLIDFAGMCLSSSEDRARICAALKAAIERHEPRLRNVRARLEREVGSINRVGFVISGTLAVMSGGETVNFDAVLQPSSLRYSINRKGAAA
- the tssB gene encoding type VI secretion system contractile sheath small subunit → MPKSDSVQKRLKQIRAPRVQMTYDVEIGDAIENKELPFVVGVLGDFGGNPDSEKKRLKDRKFVAIDSDNFDEVLAGVEPVARFAVPNRISEAGGTFAVDLHFRSMDDFRPESVVRQVDPLRKLLEARTKLADLRNKLAGNDKLEDLLTEVLNNTDSLASLKPQFPAQED